Proteins encoded in a region of the Moritella marina ATCC 15381 genome:
- the artM gene encoding arginine ABC transporter permease ArtM, with product MTLDHFWLLFNGLSTTLEITFFSLFFGSIIAVGLTLAMVNKIPGLNLLARGIILIFTGTPLLIQIFLVYSGPSQFEVIKNSFLWDYLSQAQICAIIALAFNTAAYSSLLFKGAIESVPRGEWDACKALGMTRGQTLAVIVPHALRRVLPSYSNEVILVLKGTSLASSITIMDVMGYANQINGQTYDALMAFSAAGIIYLGMNGILVLIFKQLEKKALAFQS from the coding sequence ATGACATTAGATCACTTCTGGCTATTATTTAACGGTCTAAGCACCACCCTTGAAATTACCTTCTTTAGTCTATTTTTTGGCTCTATCATTGCGGTCGGTTTAACGCTGGCGATGGTGAATAAGATCCCTGGGCTTAATTTGCTAGCGCGCGGTATTATCTTAATTTTTACTGGCACGCCATTACTCATCCAAATATTCTTGGTTTACAGTGGACCATCGCAGTTTGAAGTGATTAAAAATAGCTTCTTATGGGATTATTTAAGCCAAGCACAAATTTGTGCCATTATCGCGTTAGCATTTAATACTGCCGCTTATTCATCACTGTTATTTAAAGGCGCGATTGAATCTGTGCCGCGTGGTGAATGGGATGCGTGTAAAGCATTAGGGATGACTCGCGGACAAACGTTAGCGGTTATCGTGCCACATGCGTTACGTCGTGTATTACCGTCTTATTCTAATGAAGTTATTTTGGTGTTGAAAGGTACTTCATTGGCCAGCTCTATCACGATTATGGATGTGATGGGCTATGCCAATCAAATTAATGGTCAAACTTATGATGCATTAATGGCATTTTCAGCCGCGGGTATTATCTACTTAGGTATGAATGGTATCTTGGTGTTAATCTTTAAACAGTTAGAGAAAAAAGCCCTCGCGTTCCAGTCTTAA
- the mdh gene encoding malate dehydrogenase codes for MKVAVLGAAGGIGQALALLLKTQLPAGSDLSLYDIAPVTPGVAVDLSHIPTDVTIAGFAGMDPTDALVGADVVLISAGVARKPGMDRSDLFNINAGIIKNLAGKCAEVCPNACIGIITNPVNTTVPIAAEVLKQAGVYDKRKLFGITTLDVIRSETFVSELKGISLADVEVPVIGGHSGVTILPLLSQVKGVEFTAEEIATLTPRIQNAGTEVVEAKAGGGSATLSMGQAAARFGLSLVRALQGEEGIVECTYVDGGSEHATFFAQPVLLGKNGVEEVLAYGELSEFETNARDAMLEELKANITLGEEFVAG; via the coding sequence ATGAAAGTCGCTGTATTAGGTGCTGCTGGTGGTATCGGTCAAGCTTTAGCCTTACTTTTGAAAACTCAACTACCTGCGGGTTCTGATCTGTCGCTATATGATATCGCGCCAGTTACACCGGGTGTTGCTGTTGATTTAAGCCACATCCCTACAGACGTTACTATTGCTGGTTTTGCTGGTATGGATCCAACGGATGCACTTGTTGGTGCTGACGTGGTACTTATCTCTGCGGGTGTTGCTCGTAAACCAGGTATGGACCGTTCAGATCTATTCAATATCAATGCTGGGATCATCAAAAATCTAGCGGGTAAATGTGCTGAAGTATGCCCAAATGCATGTATCGGTATTATTACTAACCCAGTAAATACAACTGTGCCAATCGCTGCAGAAGTACTTAAGCAAGCCGGTGTTTACGACAAACGTAAACTATTCGGTATTACAACGCTGGATGTTATCCGTTCTGAAACTTTCGTGAGCGAGCTTAAAGGCATTTCACTTGCTGACGTTGAAGTTCCAGTTATTGGTGGTCATTCAGGCGTAACAATTCTGCCGCTACTTTCTCAAGTTAAAGGCGTTGAATTTACAGCTGAAGAAATCGCAACACTTACACCACGCATTCAAAACGCGGGTACTGAAGTTGTTGAAGCGAAAGCCGGTGGCGGTTCTGCGACACTTTCTATGGGTCAAGCAGCTGCTCGTTTCGGTCTATCTCTTGTTCGCGCATTACAAGGTGAAGAAGGTATCGTTGAATGTACTTATGTTGACGGTGGCTCTGAGCACGCAACATTCTTCGCACAACCGGTATTATTAGGTAAAAACGGCGTTGAAGAAGTACTCGCATATGGCGAGCTAAGCGAGTTTGAAACCAACGCACGCGATGCGATGTTAGAAGAACTAAAAGCGAACATCACGTTAGGTGAAGAATTCGTTGCTGGTTAA
- a CDS encoding tetratricopeptide repeat protein: MLTTQITTLTTIYRHVKAVLCVVIASASMSGINVMAAELSPLLATPVGEKEQRITDSGKLAVAAEEAGKTKYSDFPSAVELYSDDELNQLIGKNTHLKRVRADQCQLVADIKVRAELVKLPSYQFLWGDMLAWGVCVDKNAELGIYFMRAAARQGQPRALEQLGRYYVQGKFVQQDIERALPLFEQSAKLGFLPAKIQWAELLVRGYGSPYDYQTAYSYLYSTVTDDVNTHQKLALLLARLEHLMPEHVVIAAKNAVKYQ; encoded by the coding sequence ATGCTTACAACACAGATAACGACATTGACAACAATTTATCGCCACGTAAAAGCGGTATTATGCGTGGTGATCGCGAGTGCATCGATGTCTGGTATTAATGTGATGGCGGCGGAATTAAGCCCATTGTTAGCAACACCTGTCGGAGAAAAAGAGCAACGTATTACTGACAGTGGAAAGTTGGCTGTGGCCGCAGAAGAGGCTGGTAAAACCAAATACAGTGATTTCCCCAGTGCGGTTGAGTTATATAGTGATGATGAACTCAATCAATTGATTGGCAAAAATACCCATCTCAAAAGGGTGCGAGCAGATCAATGTCAGTTAGTTGCAGATATTAAAGTACGTGCTGAATTAGTGAAATTACCTAGCTATCAATTTTTATGGGGTGACATGCTTGCTTGGGGGGTGTGCGTGGATAAAAATGCTGAGCTAGGTATTTATTTTATGCGCGCGGCCGCACGGCAAGGTCAGCCTCGGGCGTTAGAGCAACTGGGCCGTTATTATGTGCAGGGCAAATTTGTGCAACAAGATATTGAGCGTGCTTTACCTTTGTTTGAGCAATCCGCAAAACTTGGTTTTTTACCCGCTAAAATCCAATGGGCAGAGTTATTAGTGCGAGGTTATGGCAGTCCTTATGATTACCAAACGGCTTACAGTTACCTCTATAGCACCGTCACAGATGATGTAAATACACACCAAAAATTAGCGCTTTTATTAGCGCGACTAGAACATTTAATGCCTGAACACGTGGTGATTGCAGCGAAAAATGCGGTAAAATACCAATAG
- the argR gene encoding transcriptional regulator ArgR gives MSEKQDQLVKAFKGLLKEEHLGSQSEIVDALKDQGFDSVNQSKVSRMLSKFGAVRTRNAKDEMVYCLPAELGVPTISSQLKSLVLDISHNECLIVIQTSPGSAQLIARLLDSLGRTEGILGTIAGDDTIFITPTSTSIIAEVDSAVKELFEYI, from the coding sequence ATGAGTGAAAAACAAGATCAGTTAGTAAAAGCATTTAAAGGTCTACTGAAAGAAGAGCACCTAGGATCACAAAGTGAAATTGTTGATGCGCTTAAAGACCAAGGGTTTGATAGTGTAAACCAATCTAAAGTATCACGCATGCTCAGCAAGTTTGGTGCTGTGCGCACGCGCAATGCGAAAGATGAAATGGTGTACTGCCTGCCAGCAGAATTAGGCGTACCAACCATTAGCAGCCAGTTAAAAAGCTTAGTATTAGATATTAGCCATAATGAATGCTTGATTGTGATCCAAACCAGCCCAGGTTCGGCGCAATTAATCGCACGTTTATTGGATTCATTAGGCCGTACTGAAGGTATTTTAGGTACCATTGCAGGGGATGATACTATTTTCATTACCCCTACAAGCACCAGTATTATTGCAGAAGTAGATAGCGCAGTAAAAGAGCTGTTCGAATATATCTAG
- the artP gene encoding arginine ABC transporter ATP-binding protein ArtP has protein sequence MSIELKNICKSWGQLDVLQNIDLKCAKGETLVLLGPSGAGKSSLLRVLNLLDTPDNGEITIAGETFDFSAKLSDKKLTKRSQMLRQKVGMVFQQYNLWPHMSVMDNLIEAPVKILKQTKQHAREEAMKILEQLQLADKADVFPLALSGGQQQRVAIARALMMKPEVLLFDEPTAALDPEVTNQVAAIIKSLAITGITQVVVTHEVDFARKVASQVCYLEGGEIVEFGGAEHFQQPQTPQFTNYLKH, from the coding sequence ATGAGCATCGAACTAAAAAACATCTGTAAATCTTGGGGTCAACTTGATGTGTTACAAAACATTGACCTTAAATGTGCCAAAGGCGAGACCTTAGTACTGCTTGGTCCAAGTGGTGCAGGTAAGAGTTCGTTACTACGTGTCCTTAATTTATTGGATACGCCAGATAATGGTGAAATAACGATTGCAGGTGAAACATTTGATTTTTCTGCTAAGTTAAGTGATAAAAAACTGACTAAGCGTAGCCAGATGCTAAGACAGAAAGTGGGTATGGTTTTTCAACAATATAACCTATGGCCACATATGTCTGTGATGGATAACTTAATTGAAGCACCAGTTAAAATTTTAAAGCAAACAAAACAACACGCTCGTGAAGAGGCCATGAAGATCCTTGAGCAATTACAACTAGCGGATAAAGCCGATGTATTTCCATTAGCCTTATCTGGTGGTCAACAGCAACGCGTCGCGATTGCACGTGCTTTAATGATGAAACCAGAAGTATTGTTATTTGATGAGCCTACTGCGGCGTTAGATCCAGAGGTCACCAATCAAGTAGCGGCAATCATTAAATCACTGGCAATTACCGGTATTACTCAAGTTGTTGTTACGCACGAAGTGGACTTCGCGCGTAAAGTCGCTAGTCAGGTCTGTTATCTTGAAGGCGGTGAAATTGTTGAATTTGGTGGTGCTGAGCACTTCCAGCAACCGCAAACACCACAATTTACAAACTACTTGAAGCATTAA
- a CDS encoding ABC transporter ATP-binding protein has product MTTSSSLALRISDLHCSYAGVDILTGLDLELGKNEILCLLGPSGCGKTTTLKLIAGLLPPTQGSIEINGEVVDNAELNLAPEKRKVGIIFQDYALFPHLTVTDNVLFSQYKQSKVKQKETLDYVLKLVNLTEFADRYPHQLSGGQQQRVAIARALASSPELLLLDEPFSNIDSQVRHHLIEEMRDLLKSHNMSAIFVTHSKEEAFAFADRLAVFHQGKIEQLGTPSELYNQPATRFVADFLGKVNYLDAVVLDAHSVQTALGVISSKKALTVAVGEQKLLAIRPQQLQLQVVKQGIATISQQQFLGMTTHCTICLTDTALADGCLELSVSMQQPMQVGDMVNVTVVEHDLVLFERE; this is encoded by the coding sequence ATGACGACATCTTCTTCACTTGCTTTACGTATTTCAGATCTACATTGTAGTTATGCTGGCGTTGATATTTTAACGGGATTGGATCTCGAGTTAGGCAAAAATGAAATCTTGTGCCTGTTAGGGCCAAGCGGCTGTGGTAAAACCACGACATTGAAATTGATTGCTGGATTATTACCGCCAACGCAAGGCAGCATCGAAATTAATGGCGAGGTGGTTGATAATGCCGAGCTAAACCTCGCGCCTGAAAAGCGTAAAGTCGGCATAATATTTCAGGATTATGCATTATTTCCACACTTGACCGTGACAGATAATGTCTTGTTTAGCCAATACAAACAAAGCAAGGTTAAGCAAAAAGAGACGTTAGACTACGTACTTAAATTAGTTAATTTGACCGAGTTCGCTGATCGCTACCCACATCAGTTATCGGGTGGTCAACAGCAACGTGTGGCGATTGCCCGTGCGTTAGCTAGTTCTCCAGAGTTGTTATTATTGGATGAACCTTTTTCTAATATTGATAGCCAAGTACGTCATCACTTGATTGAAGAAATGCGCGATTTGCTTAAGTCACATAACATGAGCGCGATCTTTGTTACTCATAGTAAAGAAGAGGCGTTTGCTTTTGCTGATCGTTTAGCTGTTTTCCATCAAGGTAAAATTGAGCAATTAGGTACGCCAAGCGAGTTATATAACCAACCAGCTACACGCTTTGTGGCTGATTTTTTAGGTAAAGTAAATTACTTAGATGCAGTGGTATTGGATGCGCATAGTGTGCAAACGGCATTGGGTGTGATCAGCAGTAAAAAAGCATTAACGGTAGCGGTCGGTGAGCAAAAATTGTTAGCAATACGCCCACAGCAATTACAGTTACAAGTTGTGAAGCAGGGTATCGCGACGATTAGCCAACAACAATTCTTAGGCATGACGACGCATTGTACGATCTGTTTAACGGATACAGCGTTGGCTGACGGTTGTTTAGAATTATCGGTATCGATGCAGCAACCTATGCAGGTTGGCGATATGGTCAATGTTACGGTGGTCGAACATGATTTGGTGTTGTTTGAGCGTGAGTAG
- a CDS encoding ABC transporter permease, which translates to MNHKLAFSWHSSSWFIAIMLALPIAALFYQAIGPSADVFQHLLDTVLLDYVQNTLILVFLVCLISCIIALPAAWLIAMCDFPGRKSLQWALMLPMAMPAYIVAYIYTDMFDYAGPVQIALRGVFGWEHANDYWFFDIRTIPGAATVLALVLYPYLYLLARTSFLEQSTSLIQASRMLGSSPLSSCLRVSLPLARPAIAVGLSLVAMETVADFATVNYFAVNTLTTAVYDTWIGYGSLTAAAQLSVMTLSVVLLFVGLERFARRKQQVFQKSMLHEQEVRYQLTGAAKVFAMMWCWLLVFAGFLLPFAVLVNYAWHYFAESWTEEFFQYSANSLILAVIVASLAVFCAVLLGLYRRLVGTKYATIPARISTMGYALPGTVLAIGIIIPLTSADFLLNDITELLWDWTPGLVFTGTTFALIFAYLIRFSAIAVGSIESSIDKISPSLDMVTRTLGHSPNSMIRKVHIPLIRKGILAGFLLVFIESMKELPTALLLRPFNYETLATYVFQFASDEMLEQAALAAIVIVLVGLIPLIFLNRSLEQQH; encoded by the coding sequence ATGAATCATAAGTTAGCCTTTTCTTGGCATTCTAGTAGTTGGTTTATTGCGATCATGTTAGCGCTACCTATTGCAGCTTTGTTTTATCAAGCTATAGGCCCCAGTGCAGATGTTTTTCAACATCTTCTTGATACCGTGCTCCTCGATTATGTACAAAATACCCTTATTCTTGTTTTTCTCGTTTGTTTAATTAGCTGTATTATCGCGTTACCAGCTGCTTGGCTTATCGCTATGTGTGATTTCCCCGGGCGCAAAAGCTTACAGTGGGCATTGATGTTACCGATGGCAATGCCTGCGTATATCGTCGCTTATATTTATACGGATATGTTTGATTATGCAGGTCCGGTGCAAATTGCTTTACGGGGTGTATTTGGTTGGGAACATGCCAATGATTATTGGTTCTTTGATATCCGTACTATTCCCGGCGCCGCAACGGTTTTAGCCTTGGTGTTATACCCTTATTTGTATTTGTTAGCCCGCACCTCATTCCTCGAGCAATCAACCAGTCTTATTCAAGCCAGCCGTATGTTGGGTAGTTCACCACTGTCGAGCTGTTTACGCGTATCGCTGCCGCTTGCTCGCCCTGCTATTGCTGTGGGTTTATCGTTAGTGGCGATGGAAACCGTGGCTGATTTTGCCACGGTCAATTACTTTGCTGTCAATACCTTAACCACCGCTGTCTACGATACTTGGATTGGCTATGGTAGTTTAACTGCCGCGGCGCAATTATCGGTGATGACTCTATCTGTTGTTTTATTGTTTGTCGGTTTAGAGCGTTTCGCCCGTCGTAAACAGCAAGTATTTCAAAAGAGCATGCTGCATGAACAAGAAGTGCGTTATCAGTTAACTGGCGCGGCAAAAGTATTTGCAATGATGTGGTGTTGGTTATTGGTGTTCGCTGGTTTCTTACTGCCGTTTGCAGTATTAGTGAATTATGCTTGGCATTATTTTGCCGAATCTTGGACTGAAGAATTTTTTCAATACAGTGCTAATAGCTTGATCTTGGCCGTTATTGTGGCGAGTTTAGCGGTTTTCTGCGCTGTATTACTGGGTTTATACCGCCGTTTAGTGGGTACTAAATACGCGACAATTCCTGCTCGTATTAGTACCATGGGTTATGCATTACCTGGCACTGTATTGGCGATTGGTATTATTATTCCCTTGACCTCAGCTGACTTTCTACTCAATGACATCACTGAATTGTTATGGGATTGGACGCCTGGTTTAGTCTTTACCGGCACTACCTTTGCACTTATTTTTGCGTATCTGATTCGTTTTTCGGCGATAGCCGTTGGTTCGATAGAAAGCAGTATTGACAAGATATCACCGTCGTTGGATATGGTGACGCGTACACTGGGGCACAGCCCGAATAGTATGATCCGTAAAGTGCATATACCCCTGATCCGTAAAGGCATATTGGCTGGATTTTTATTGGTGTTTATTGAATCAATGAAAGAGTTGCCAACGGCCTTGTTATTACGTCCGTTTAACTATGAAACATTGGCTACTTACGTATTCCAATTTGCGTCTGATGAAATGTTAGAGCAGGCGGCGTTAGCGGCGATTGTGATCGTGTTAGTTGGTTTGATCCCGCTTATTTTCTTAAACCGTTCTTTGGAGCAACAGCACTGA
- a CDS encoding Fe(3+) ABC transporter substrate-binding protein — MKKGIFGLSALALTTSLMSVTAFASEEVNIYSNRQANLLNPILEQYTKDTGVKVNIVFAKKGLADRMKREGRLSKADLLLTTDISRLVEAVDFGVTQPVSSDVLEDNIPAQYRDPDGEWFALTSRVRNIYTSREVYGDVANITYEELADPKYKGQICTRSGKHPYNVALISSMISHHGEAEAKVWLEGLKANLARKPQGNDRAQVKAIKEGVCSVALGNSYYLGKMLKDPKQVAWAEAVNINFPNQENHGAHVNVSGMVLAKYAPNKGNAVKLMEYLSGAKAQEMYAEVNMEYPVKAGIKASELVSSWGEFNADYMPVAEIAKHRKAALRLLDEVKFDL; from the coding sequence ATGAAAAAGGGAATATTTGGTTTATCTGCTTTGGCACTAACAACATCACTTATGAGCGTAACGGCTTTTGCAAGTGAAGAAGTTAATATTTATTCAAATCGCCAAGCGAATTTGCTTAATCCGATCCTTGAACAATACACTAAAGATACTGGTGTAAAGGTGAATATTGTATTTGCTAAGAAAGGACTTGCAGATAGAATGAAACGTGAAGGTCGCTTATCAAAAGCCGATCTATTACTTACAACGGATATTAGCCGCTTAGTTGAAGCTGTTGATTTCGGTGTGACACAGCCTGTATCAAGCGACGTATTAGAAGATAACATTCCAGCGCAATATCGTGACCCTGATGGCGAATGGTTTGCACTGACATCACGTGTTCGTAATATTTACACATCACGTGAAGTATATGGCGACGTTGCTAACATCACTTATGAAGAACTTGCAGACCCTAAATATAAAGGTCAAATCTGTACTCGTTCAGGTAAACACCCATACAATGTAGCACTTATCTCATCAATGATTTCACATCACGGTGAAGCTGAAGCGAAAGTATGGTTAGAAGGTCTTAAAGCTAACTTAGCGCGTAAACCACAAGGTAACGATCGTGCTCAAGTTAAAGCAATTAAAGAAGGCGTTTGTAGCGTTGCACTTGGTAACAGCTATTACTTAGGTAAAATGCTGAAAGATCCAAAGCAAGTTGCTTGGGCTGAAGCGGTTAACATTAACTTCCCTAACCAAGAAAACCACGGCGCGCACGTGAATGTTTCTGGTATGGTATTAGCGAAATATGCACCGAATAAAGGTAATGCAGTTAAGCTAATGGAATACCTATCTGGCGCGAAAGCACAAGAAATGTATGCTGAAGTTAACATGGAATACCCTGTTAAAGCCGGTATTAAAGCATCTGAGCTAGTTTCATCTTGGGGCGAGTTCAATGCGGACTATATGCCAGTAGCTGAGATTGCAAAACATCGTAAAGCTGCACTAAGACTACTTGATGAAGTTAAGTTCGACTTGTAG
- a CDS encoding transporter substrate-binding domain-containing protein — MKKLLTALILTSAAAQVTAAEQIKFVTEATYPPFEMMDENNEFQGFDIDIARAVCIELKAECSFANQSFDSLIPSLKFRRYDAAIAAMDVTPARQKQVDFSDIYYENSAVLVAEKGKYNVVADLSGKAVGVQNGTSHQAYMTDTYADEKVLLLNFPSYQKAFLDLKNGRINGVFADSAVAHDWLSKHSDGNYETVGKAVTDAQYFGAGFAIAVRKDNAELLTKLNSGLKAIKANGTYDKIYAKYFAK, encoded by the coding sequence ATGAAAAAACTACTAACAGCATTAATTCTAACGTCAGCAGCAGCGCAAGTAACTGCAGCAGAACAAATAAAATTCGTTACAGAAGCGACATATCCTCCGTTTGAAATGATGGATGAAAACAATGAATTTCAAGGGTTTGACATTGATATCGCTCGCGCAGTTTGTATTGAATTAAAAGCAGAATGTAGTTTTGCTAACCAATCATTTGATAGCCTTATTCCCAGCCTGAAATTCCGTCGTTATGATGCGGCTATTGCGGCTATGGACGTAACGCCAGCACGTCAAAAGCAAGTTGATTTTTCTGATATCTATTATGAAAACTCAGCGGTGCTTGTTGCTGAGAAAGGCAAATATAATGTTGTTGCTGATTTATCAGGTAAAGCAGTCGGTGTACAAAATGGTACATCTCACCAGGCTTACATGACTGACACATATGCGGATGAAAAAGTATTGTTACTTAACTTTCCATCATACCAAAAAGCATTTCTAGACCTTAAAAATGGTCGTATCAATGGTGTTTTCGCTGATTCTGCAGTAGCGCATGATTGGCTGAGCAAGCATAGCGATGGTAACTACGAAACAGTTGGTAAAGCCGTGACTGATGCACAATACTTTGGTGCTGGTTTTGCTATTGCAGTACGTAAGGATAACGCCGAGTTATTGACTAAACTGAACAGCGGTTTGAAAGCAATTAAAGCGAATGGCACTTACGATAAAATTTACGCAAAATACTTTGCTAAATAA
- the artQ gene encoding arginine ABC transporter permease ArtQ, with translation MDLLQLQLLLDATKITLGLALTSLLVGLVLAILFCVAEMQKNPLIAKPVSLFVTILRGLPEILIVFFVFFGGTHILFLLTDEFYDISPFWSGVVALSLIFASYASQTLRAAIQSVPKGQQQGAQALGMGPVRCFLRITLPQAWRLALPGLGNQWMVLLKDTALVSLIGVTDLMKQADLLSGSTYKPFTFLVAAATIYLIITLISQWLLKHLDNYINRFDAGVAK, from the coding sequence ATGGATCTTTTGCAGCTTCAATTATTATTGGATGCAACAAAAATCACCCTTGGCCTTGCACTGACATCCCTGTTGGTTGGCTTGGTTCTCGCTATTTTATTCTGTGTTGCAGAAATGCAAAAGAACCCCCTTATTGCGAAACCTGTTAGCTTGTTTGTCACTATTTTACGTGGTTTACCTGAGATCTTGATTGTCTTCTTTGTGTTCTTCGGTGGCACGCATATACTGTTTTTATTAACCGATGAATTTTATGACATTAGTCCGTTTTGGAGTGGTGTAGTTGCTTTATCGCTTATCTTTGCTTCTTATGCATCGCAAACGTTACGCGCCGCTATTCAATCCGTTCCAAAAGGTCAACAGCAAGGCGCGCAAGCACTTGGTATGGGGCCGGTTCGTTGTTTCTTACGCATTACCTTGCCACAAGCATGGCGTTTAGCGTTGCCGGGTTTAGGAAATCAGTGGATGGTTTTATTAAAAGATACGGCGTTAGTGTCATTAATCGGTGTGACTGATTTGATGAAACAGGCGGATTTATTATCAGGTAGTACCTATAAACCTTTTACCTTTTTGGTTGCGGCTGCAACGATTTACCTGATTATTACCTTGATTAGCCAATGGCTGTTAAAGCACCTTGATAATTACATTAACCGTTTTGATGCCGGAGTCGCAAAATGA